From one Ignavibacteria bacterium genomic stretch:
- a CDS encoding TM2 domain-containing protein, giving the protein MANALTYLPELDDSELVYVNSLFANMTNDQAQQFAMVYRARRKDPQMILILTLIGFFGVAGINRIMLNQVGMGILYFLTAGLCFIGVIIDLVNYRKMTAEYNQNQAYLVAQLIQTNSTGSMSAQ; this is encoded by the coding sequence ATGGCAAATGCATTAACGTACTTACCTGAGCTGGATGACAGTGAGCTGGTTTATGTAAACTCTCTGTTTGCCAATATGACAAACGACCAGGCTCAGCAGTTTGCAATGGTATACAGAGCACGCAGAAAAGACCCGCAGATGATTTTAATCCTGACGCTTATTGGTTTTTTTGGTGTAGCTGGAATTAACCGCATCATGTTAAACCAAGTTGGCATGGGGATCTTGTATTTTCTAACCGCCGGACTCTGTTTTATTGGAGTGATTATAGACCTGGTTAACTACCGGAAGATGACGGCGGAGTATAATCAAAACCAGGCCTACCTGGTTGCACAGCTTATACAGACAAACAGTACCGGCAGTATGTCTGCACAGTAG
- a CDS encoding fibronectin type III domain-containing protein — MRKFLAMSASIVALLFLVTACETTTNPDPVKTAPNAPTDLMASSTNETTVTLKWSKAATGQEPTGYIVSFLEAGAVQPQSVAISGSATTTAAIQGLTEGKLYAFSVRAVNDTAKSDPSASVTWAPAKRYSGTFKLYSSQSTTEGSGLSLKTGTVLKLADADKWEFCFDDKDGRPLVGSPGVSGYNAPSGKEFPIVSLDTTIAHMTRANSLNDVFDVRALDNVAAGSFTEALINLADPRLQPTTGVALIVRSRVDQTTVNFAKVLIKPNLAGNSWVFGTGANSYIECEVSYQTVTNVPYAEMQRLFGGAKRGNHSVE, encoded by the coding sequence ATGAGAAAATTTTTAGCTATGAGTGCATCGATTGTAGCACTCCTTTTCCTCGTGACAGCATGCGAGACCACCACCAACCCTGATCCGGTTAAAACTGCTCCCAACGCACCAACCGACCTGATGGCATCATCAACCAACGAAACAACAGTGACGTTAAAATGGTCGAAGGCAGCAACAGGTCAGGAGCCTACCGGTTATATTGTTTCATTCCTGGAAGCCGGTGCCGTTCAGCCTCAAAGCGTAGCAATCAGCGGATCGGCCACAACCACCGCTGCCATCCAAGGCTTAACCGAAGGTAAATTGTATGCCTTTAGTGTCCGTGCTGTTAATGACACAGCCAAGTCAGATCCCTCGGCAAGCGTAACCTGGGCTCCGGCCAAGAGATATTCCGGTACATTTAAGCTGTACAGCTCGCAAAGCACAACAGAAGGAAGCGGTTTATCGCTGAAAACCGGAACCGTTCTCAAGCTTGCCGATGCCGACAAATGGGAATTTTGTTTTGATGACAAGGACGGACGTCCACTTGTAGGTTCACCGGGTGTTAGTGGCTACAATGCCCCGTCCGGCAAGGAGTTCCCAATTGTCTCGTTAGACACAACCATTGCTCACATGACTCGTGCCAACAGCCTGAACGATGTTTTTGATGTCCGTGCACTTGATAACGTAGCAGCCGGATCATTCACTGAAGCTCTGATCAACCTTGCCGACCCGCGTCTACAGCCCACCACAGGTGTGGCCCTTATTGTGCGTTCCCGCGTTGATCAAACAACCGTAAACTTTGCCAAGGTATTAATCAAGCCCAATCTTGCCGGAAATTCATGGGTATTTGGCACCGGTGCCAATTCGTACATTGAGTGCGAAGTATCGTATCAAACGGTAACAAACGTACCCTATGCAGAAATGCAGCGCTTGTTCGGTGGTGCCAAGCGCGGAAATCACAGCGTAGAATAA
- the pyk gene encoding pyruvate kinase: MPTSNLHVKAKILCTMGPAVASVQKINAMIKAGANAFRLNMSHGSYSMHKEFIGYIRTAEDKLNRHIPIVLDLQGPKIRVGDLGGRPFITLLAGHEVMLEDATIMKNKKHVASDNLIPVQYPTLAKDVKPGDELLLDDGLLKLKVLSTKGDTVRCMVVYGGDLKPRKGINLPQTSVSQPSMTSKDRADIRFGIDHDVDYIALSFVRTASDIEAVRKYITKYGGTQQVVAKIEKPEAVQNIESIVRASDVIMVARGDLGVEIPAESVPMVQKHIISICNAYAVPVITATQMLESMIQNPRPTRAEASDVANAVLDGTDAVMLSAETSVGAYPVEAVHYMRLICSKAEQALSHSRHPYAAEGGATTLSNTQSIAEAAAQISEESRVAAIVSLSYSGETARLISSRRPKAPVIAITTLRSVARRMNLVWGVSSLILETVSTTDDTIESIKQHLLQEKYVANGSTVVFTIGRPLVGRARTNMLSLETIQSHHPKIG; the protein is encoded by the coding sequence ATGCCTACGTCTAATCTTCACGTTAAAGCCAAAATTCTGTGTACCATGGGACCCGCCGTTGCATCGGTACAAAAAATCAACGCCATGATTAAGGCAGGCGCAAATGCGTTCCGACTCAATATGTCGCACGGGTCGTACAGCATGCACAAGGAGTTTATCGGGTATATCCGTACTGCCGAAGATAAGCTAAATCGCCATATCCCAATCGTGCTTGATTTACAAGGCCCCAAAATCCGTGTGGGCGATTTGGGCGGACGTCCGTTTATCACCTTGCTGGCAGGTCACGAGGTAATGCTGGAAGATGCAACGATCATGAAGAACAAAAAACATGTTGCATCTGATAACCTGATTCCGGTACAGTATCCAACGCTTGCAAAGGACGTGAAGCCCGGTGATGAACTTCTTCTTGATGATGGTTTGCTTAAACTAAAAGTCTTGTCAACCAAGGGCGATACGGTACGCTGCATGGTTGTGTATGGCGGCGATCTTAAACCACGCAAGGGTATCAACCTGCCACAAACAAGCGTATCACAGCCGTCAATGACGTCGAAAGATCGTGCTGATATACGGTTCGGTATTGATCACGACGTGGATTACATCGCTCTTTCGTTTGTTCGCACAGCATCGGATATAGAAGCCGTACGCAAATACATTACCAAGTACGGCGGCACGCAGCAGGTGGTTGCCAAGATCGAGAAACCTGAGGCTGTACAAAACATCGAATCAATTGTTCGTGCGTCAGACGTAATAATGGTAGCCCGCGGTGATCTGGGTGTTGAGATTCCTGCTGAATCTGTTCCGATGGTACAAAAACATATTATCAGTATCTGCAATGCCTATGCCGTCCCGGTTATTACTGCAACACAGATGCTGGAGTCTATGATTCAAAACCCACGTCCAACACGCGCTGAAGCAAGCGACGTAGCCAATGCAGTTCTGGATGGCACCGATGCCGTGATGCTCAGCGCCGAAACGTCGGTTGGAGCCTATCCTGTAGAAGCTGTGCACTATATGCGCCTGATTTGCAGTAAAGCGGAACAGGCATTGTCGCACTCCCGACACCCGTACGCTGCAGAAGGCGGAGCAACAACATTGTCCAACACACAGTCCATTGCCGAGGCAGCCGCTCAGATTTCCGAAGAATCACGGGTTGCCGCCATCGTTTCGCTAAGCTACAGTGGCGAAACTGCTCGTTTAATCTCTAGCAGGCGACCCAAAGCTCCGGTCATAGCTATTACAACTCTACGCTCAGTTGCCCGACGGATGAACCTTGTTTGGGGTGTGTCAAGTTTGATTTTGGAAACCGTAAGTACAACAGATGATACGATAGAATCCATCAAACAGCATTTGCTTCAGGAAAAATATGTAGCAAACGGGTCAACTGTTGTCTTTACGATTGGCCGGCCGTTAGTGGGACGCGCCCGCACCAACATGCTGTCATTAGAAACAATACAATCCCACCATCCTAAAATTGGTTAA
- a CDS encoding TIGR00282 family metallophosphoesterase: MRILNVLFFGDVVGAVGLQALLSQLPELSERYAAHAVIVNGENIVQGKGLTSVEAEALFAAGVHCITTGNHIWENWKSRPLLTENPRVLRPYNYPVENPGRGWCHVNLPNGAVLGVIQIQGRIFMQPIDDPFKAVQDAVARLKPLTRNIIVDFHADATSESVAMGWFLDGSVSAVLGTHTHVQTADATVLPNGTAYITDVGMTGPYDSVIGMDKEIAIKRMRLQTAHKYETATQAVRVCGVHVAIDETTGTCVQIQAFQSPPPRTSIINPFT, encoded by the coding sequence ATGCGCATACTGAATGTACTCTTTTTTGGTGATGTGGTTGGAGCCGTCGGACTTCAGGCACTGCTAAGTCAGCTTCCGGAACTCTCCGAACGGTATGCTGCTCATGCCGTTATCGTGAACGGTGAGAATATTGTGCAGGGAAAGGGGCTTACCAGCGTGGAAGCTGAGGCCCTGTTCGCTGCAGGCGTTCACTGCATTACGACAGGAAACCACATTTGGGAAAACTGGAAATCACGTCCGCTCCTTACCGAAAACCCCCGTGTTCTTCGACCGTATAATTACCCTGTCGAAAACCCTGGACGAGGGTGGTGTCATGTTAATCTGCCTAATGGTGCGGTGCTTGGTGTGATTCAAATTCAGGGACGGATTTTCATGCAACCGATCGATGATCCGTTTAAGGCTGTTCAGGATGCTGTGGCACGCCTGAAGCCCCTTACCAGGAACATCATTGTTGATTTCCATGCGGATGCCACGTCAGAAAGCGTTGCAATGGGATGGTTCCTGGATGGTTCGGTAAGCGCAGTGCTCGGTACCCATACCCATGTCCAAACGGCAGATGCTACAGTTCTTCCCAATGGTACTGCATATATCACCGATGTTGGGATGACGGGTCCGTACGACAGCGTAATCGGGATGGATAAAGAGATCGCAATAAAACGAATGCGGCTTCAGACTGCTCACAAATACGAAACGGCTACTCAGGCTGTACGGGTTTGCGGCGTTCATGTGGCAATTGATGAAACAACGGGTACCTGCGTTCAGATCCAGGCTTTTCAGTCACCCCCCCCTCGCACTTCTATCATTAATCCGTTTACGTAA
- a CDS encoding acyl-CoA dehydrogenase family protein: MSTDTLYSMEISADQQALREHIRSFIETNLKPVVGALDETQEFPAEIFRQLGDLGYLGIVFPAEYGGTGLGYLEYAIAVEEVARVCPAVALGVAAHNGLCTSHIYRFASEELKQMYVPNLASGTWLGAWGLTEPNAGSDAGGTQTRATKDGGSWVINGSKNFITHGNVGHVCVVMAMTDPSRGKNGISAFVVDKTMPGFYGSKKENKLGMRCSDTASLTFDNVVVPSSHMIGNEGEGFRQALQILDGGRISIAALSVGLAQGAFEAATAYAKERMQFGKRLADMQAIQFKLARMSMEIDAARMLTYKAAWLRDQKQPFSREASQAKLYASETAVRTAEDAVQIHGGYGYVKDYPVEKFWRDSKLLTIGEGTSEIQKMVIARSLLSD; encoded by the coding sequence ATGAGTACCGACACCCTTTATTCCATGGAAATTTCGGCGGACCAGCAGGCTTTACGCGAGCATATCCGCAGTTTTATTGAAACCAATCTTAAGCCGGTTGTAGGTGCGCTGGATGAAACCCAGGAATTCCCTGCCGAGATTTTTAGGCAGCTTGGTGACCTTGGTTACCTTGGCATCGTGTTTCCGGCTGAGTACGGGGGTACGGGTCTGGGTTACCTTGAATACGCAATAGCGGTTGAAGAGGTTGCACGGGTGTGCCCGGCTGTCGCCCTGGGTGTTGCCGCTCATAACGGTTTGTGCACCAGTCACATCTATCGGTTTGCCTCCGAAGAACTTAAACAAATGTATGTTCCAAATCTGGCCAGCGGTACCTGGCTTGGCGCATGGGGTTTAACCGAACCGAATGCTGGCTCGGATGCCGGAGGAACACAAACCCGCGCTACAAAGGACGGAGGGAGCTGGGTAATCAACGGATCAAAGAATTTTATTACCCATGGCAACGTTGGCCATGTTTGCGTCGTGATGGCAATGACCGATCCTTCGCGCGGAAAAAACGGCATTTCCGCCTTCGTCGTAGATAAAACCATGCCCGGCTTTTACGGTTCAAAAAAAGAAAATAAACTCGGCATGCGTTGCTCGGATACGGCTAGCCTGACGTTCGACAATGTTGTTGTCCCGTCCTCTCACATGATTGGCAACGAGGGTGAAGGCTTCAGGCAGGCCTTGCAAATCCTGGATGGCGGACGTATTTCGATTGCTGCACTCAGCGTTGGACTGGCGCAGGGGGCTTTCGAAGCTGCCACGGCCTATGCAAAGGAACGCATGCAGTTTGGAAAACGTCTGGCCGATATGCAAGCCATCCAGTTTAAACTTGCCCGAATGAGTATGGAAATCGATGCGGCACGTATGCTTACCTACAAAGCTGCGTGGCTGCGTGACCAAAAGCAACCGTTTTCGCGCGAAGCCTCACAAGCAAAACTCTATGCCTCCGAAACCGCTGTACGCACAGCCGAAGATGCTGTTCAAATTCATGGCGGCTACGGCTATGTGAAAGATTACCCGGTTGAAAAATTCTGGCGTGATTCCAAGCTGCTTACAATCGGCGAGGGTACGTCGGAAATTCAGAAAATGGTTATTGCCCGCAGCTTACTAAGCGACTAA
- the rpmA gene encoding 50S ribosomal protein L27 gives MAHKKGGGSTKNGRDSNAQRLGVKKFGGERVLAGNIIVRQRGTHMHPGKNVGLGKDYTIFSLVDGVVKFERRDKSRLKVSVYPENN, from the coding sequence ATGGCACACAAAAAAGGTGGCGGATCTACCAAGAACGGACGCGATTCCAATGCTCAGCGGCTTGGAGTTAAAAAATTCGGCGGTGAGCGTGTGCTGGCAGGCAACATCATTGTTCGTCAGCGCGGTACGCACATGCATCCCGGCAAGAACGTAGGTCTGGGCAAGGACTACACCATTTTTTCACTTGTAGATGGTGTTGTTAAGTTCGAACGACGTGATAAATCACGCTTAAAAGTTTCGGTTTATCCCGAAAACAACTAG
- a CDS encoding cob(I)yrinic acid a,c-diamide adenosyltransferase, with product MATRIYTKTGDKGTTGLFSGQRVAKHHIRVEAYGTVDELNSIIGLARTCTVPPSLEKELETLSVDLFVAGSDLATPIDPPPKFHIPRITLEHVTMLERWIDAHDEYLPRLRKFILPGGTPLASYLHQARTVCRRAERRCTALAEETDIGPAVVMFLNRLSDYLFTAARAANYAAGIEDIQWISE from the coding sequence ATGGCAACCCGCATATACACAAAAACCGGCGACAAAGGAACCACAGGGTTATTCAGCGGTCAGCGCGTGGCAAAGCATCACATTCGTGTAGAAGCCTATGGCACTGTTGACGAGCTGAATTCCATCATTGGTCTTGCGCGCACCTGTACCGTGCCTCCATCACTGGAAAAGGAGCTGGAGACGCTATCAGTTGACCTGTTTGTAGCAGGCTCGGATCTTGCAACACCCATAGATCCGCCTCCGAAGTTTCATATACCCAGGATAACCCTGGAACATGTAACCATGCTGGAGCGTTGGATAGATGCTCACGATGAGTACCTTCCCAGGCTGCGGAAGTTTATTCTGCCCGGGGGGACGCCACTGGCTTCGTACCTGCATCAGGCGCGTACCGTTTGCAGGCGTGCAGAACGCAGATGTACGGCATTGGCCGAGGAAACAGATATCGGTCCGGCAGTTGTAATGTTTTTAAACCGCTTGTCTGACTACCTGTTTACCGCTGCCAGGGCAGCCAACTATGCCGCAGGAATCGAAGACATTCAGTGGATTTCGGAGTAA
- a CDS encoding malate dehydrogenase, whose protein sequence is MKTPVRVAITGAAGHIGYSLLFRIASGAMLGPDQPVILQMLELTPALQALKGVTMELQDCAFPLLHGMVQSDDPMVAFRDADFALLVGARPRSKGMERADLLEANAQIFTAQGKALNQVANKNVRVVVVGNPANTNALITQKSAPSLNPANITALMRLDHNRATAQLAAKLNKHTTDLQQITVWGNHSVTQYPDVYHVKSNGEYVWPDINDDAWLTNEFIPTVAKRGAAIIEARGSSSAASAANAAIEHIRDWVLGTPANDWTTMGIPSDGSYGIPEGVVYGFPVTCSNGSYSIVQGLEINDFSRQRIDASYAELVEERSAVEHLF, encoded by the coding sequence ATGAAAACACCCGTTCGTGTTGCTATCACCGGCGCTGCCGGTCATATTGGCTACAGTTTGTTGTTTCGTATTGCGTCAGGTGCAATGCTTGGCCCTGACCAGCCGGTTATTCTTCAGATGCTGGAACTGACTCCCGCCCTGCAGGCCCTAAAGGGTGTGACGATGGAGCTGCAGGATTGTGCCTTTCCTTTGCTGCACGGTATGGTTCAGTCTGATGACCCAATGGTTGCCTTCCGCGATGCTGATTTCGCCCTTCTGGTAGGCGCTCGGCCACGCTCCAAGGGAATGGAACGAGCTGACCTGCTCGAAGCAAATGCTCAGATCTTTACGGCCCAGGGTAAGGCACTGAACCAGGTTGCCAATAAAAATGTGCGCGTTGTTGTTGTTGGGAATCCGGCTAATACAAATGCACTAATAACTCAGAAGAGTGCGCCCAGTCTGAATCCGGCTAATATCACGGCACTCATGCGTCTGGATCACAACAGAGCCACGGCCCAGCTTGCGGCAAAGCTAAATAAACATACCACCGATCTTCAGCAGATAACGGTGTGGGGTAATCATAGCGTTACCCAGTACCCCGATGTATATCACGTGAAGTCGAACGGTGAGTACGTTTGGCCGGACATAAACGATGATGCGTGGCTTACAAATGAGTTTATTCCAACGGTTGCTAAACGCGGTGCTGCAATTATCGAAGCACGCGGTAGCTCGTCTGCTGCTTCGGCTGCCAATGCCGCTATTGAACATATCAGGGACTGGGTGCTGGGAACACCGGCAAATGACTGGACAACCATGGGGATCCCGTCCGATGGTTCGTATGGTATTCCCGAAGGCGTTGTGTATGGCTTCCCGGTAACCTGCAGCAATGGTTCGTATTCGATTGTGCAGGGGCTTGAAATAAATGATTTTTCCCGCCAGCGCATCGATGCCTCGTACGCTGAGCTGGTAGAAGAGCGCTCGGCTGTAGAACACTTGTTCTAA
- the rplU gene encoding 50S ribosomal protein L21, producing the protein MYAVVEIAGQQVAVTPNKTFTVPYMSNVNDGDSIEFTNILLASDNGKVTVGAPYIKGLVKATVTKAHNKSETVLVFHKKRRKGYQKLNGHRQKYTTIKINDIKI; encoded by the coding sequence ATGTATGCAGTAGTAGAAATTGCGGGTCAGCAGGTTGCTGTTACTCCGAACAAGACGTTCACCGTTCCGTATATGAGCAACGTTAACGACGGTGATTCAATTGAGTTTACCAACATCCTATTAGCATCCGACAACGGCAAGGTAACAGTTGGAGCACCGTATATCAAGGGTTTGGTAAAGGCAACAGTAACAAAGGCCCATAATAAATCAGAGACAGTGTTGGTATTTCACAAGAAACGCCGAAAGGGCTATCAAAAGCTAAACGGACATCGCCAGAAATACACAACAATTAAAATCAACGACATCAAGATTTGA
- a CDS encoding histidine phosphatase family protein, producing MNRLVLIRHATSGWGNPTLPDHERTLTPNGHAEAWASAQWLAERVVTADLMIVSTAVRAITTAEYFSRALRITDKQFVTTRSLYECDTAGITDQISWLTLPVMQTVIVVAHNPTLTMLAEQLTRGTVVSMVPCAIVSIVFPAGTQWNQMHEGDLEFCADPTGILP from the coding sequence ATGAACAGACTGGTACTTATACGTCATGCCACAAGTGGCTGGGGAAATCCAACGCTTCCGGATCATGAAAGAACGCTCACCCCGAATGGTCATGCCGAAGCATGGGCATCGGCTCAGTGGCTGGCCGAGCGGGTAGTAACAGCAGATTTAATGATCGTGAGCACAGCAGTGAGGGCAATTACTACGGCAGAATATTTTTCGCGAGCCCTTCGTATAACCGACAAGCAATTTGTAACAACTCGAAGTTTATACGAATGTGATACTGCTGGCATTACCGATCAGATCAGTTGGCTTACTCTGCCGGTAATGCAAACGGTTATCGTGGTGGCGCACAACCCAACGCTTACGATGTTAGCCGAACAACTCACGCGTGGCACGGTTGTATCCATGGTACCGTGTGCAATCGTATCTATCGTGTTTCCTGCCGGTACGCAGTGGAACCAGATGCACGAAGGCGACCTTGAATTTTGTGCCGATCCGACGGGTATTCTGCCATAA
- a CDS encoding insulinase family protein yields the protein MQIRRLGSFLLLFFLTTGLVLSQTITDTGIIPLSPNVKMAKTKNGIPFYFVENHKPQKRLDLVLTINAGAVLEDADQNGLAHFCEHMAFNGTKNFPKQKLVDFLESTGIRFGADLNAYTNQDETVYMLTVPLDNTQSIINGVKVLRDWAAFVNYEDEDIDEERGVVIEEWRLGRGASARIQDQHMAALYNNSKYSTHDVIGDTAILRNAPYETLRRFYNTWYGPQNMALIAVGDADFSTVHDIIMKYFVLPKEREEQAKSRPTILIPDRQDVAVSIATDPEFRVPAIELMYRKPTDTARVYSDFRRQIVDGMVYNMLNNRLSESVQKPNSPLAGAQLGRYPVGREYKAFYGQATASGKNVMLAFNALLTELERAKKHGFTESELKRTKEATMARMENYYNERDKTESQQLAHELVRHVLQKESVPGIVHEYEIYQHYVPQITAEECKTALLDMITQKNCVVMVSLPSAPEYVIPTDKQITDLMRAVAAKDVAPYEDAVPLKPLIAVPPVPGTIKSTVNEPEVGAKVLTLSNGARVILKKTDFKADEVVLSAVSYGGQSLGKVEDHVTLGVASTLVDISGLGEFDNVTLMKMLQGKNVSMTPFIGMETQGFKGSSSPKDLQTMFELMYLYFMHPRIDKDAFDSWKSRTSASLANKDNQPEAVFFDTVGFVLSGNSPRAQPLTVEALDKIDTSLALKFFRSQFENAGTFTFSIVGNFDEAEMERLLKTYVASLPGKAGKATWKDSGIRPPSGTFEKTVHKGKDPKSFVLLTRLGKAEYNIENRYHLSALAEVMEIRLREKLREQAGGVYFVSVQPQIKKVPREEYFMVTIFSCQPDRVDELIAMADKELDTLQMQPVNATYTDKVREIQTKEREVAMATNEFWVNSLLQLSTEGEPFSAIQHRQQQINELTPDIVLKAAREYLNTKNVGRLVLKPAE from the coding sequence ATGCAAATCCGCCGACTCGGATCCTTTCTGCTGTTGTTTTTTCTAACAACTGGCCTGGTACTAAGCCAGACAATTACTGATACGGGCATAATTCCACTTTCGCCGAATGTTAAAATGGCGAAGACGAAAAATGGTATCCCTTTCTACTTTGTGGAGAATCATAAGCCACAAAAGCGACTCGACCTTGTGCTAACGATTAATGCGGGCGCTGTTCTTGAAGATGCCGACCAAAACGGACTGGCTCATTTTTGTGAGCACATGGCATTTAACGGGACGAAGAATTTCCCGAAACAAAAGCTGGTTGATTTTCTGGAAAGTACGGGCATTCGGTTTGGCGCCGACCTAAACGCATATACGAATCAGGATGAAACCGTGTATATGCTAACGGTTCCGCTTGATAACACCCAAAGCATCATTAACGGGGTTAAAGTTTTGCGTGACTGGGCAGCATTTGTGAACTATGAGGATGAAGATATTGACGAAGAGCGGGGTGTTGTTATCGAAGAATGGAGGCTTGGTAGGGGTGCCAGTGCACGAATCCAGGACCAGCATATGGCAGCACTCTATAACAACTCCAAGTATTCCACCCATGACGTGATTGGCGACACTGCTATCCTAAGGAATGCACCGTACGAAACTCTCCGCAGATTTTACAATACCTGGTACGGTCCACAGAACATGGCCCTGATTGCCGTAGGCGATGCTGACTTCAGTACGGTGCACGACATTATCATGAAGTACTTTGTACTGCCAAAGGAGCGTGAAGAGCAGGCCAAATCACGGCCCACAATTCTTATTCCGGACCGACAAGATGTTGCGGTCAGCATTGCTACCGATCCGGAGTTCCGCGTCCCAGCCATTGAGCTAATGTACCGCAAACCAACCGATACCGCGCGCGTTTATTCCGATTTCAGAAGGCAGATTGTTGACGGCATGGTTTACAACATGCTCAACAACAGGCTGAGTGAAAGCGTGCAAAAGCCTAATTCTCCATTGGCGGGTGCGCAACTGGGACGCTATCCTGTTGGTCGGGAATACAAGGCCTTTTACGGTCAGGCAACGGCATCAGGCAAGAATGTAATGCTTGCGTTTAACGCCCTACTCACCGAACTTGAACGAGCCAAGAAGCATGGTTTCACAGAGTCGGAACTAAAGCGCACCAAGGAGGCAACCATGGCTCGCATGGAGAACTATTATAACGAACGGGATAAAACGGAAAGTCAGCAACTGGCCCATGAACTGGTCCGACACGTGCTGCAAAAGGAATCAGTACCGGGCATTGTTCATGAGTATGAAATCTATCAGCATTACGTTCCGCAGATTACTGCCGAAGAATGTAAAACGGCACTGTTAGATATGATTACGCAAAAGAATTGTGTTGTGATGGTATCATTGCCATCGGCTCCGGAATACGTGATTCCCACTGACAAGCAGATTACCGACTTAATGCGGGCAGTTGCCGCAAAAGATGTTGCACCGTACGAAGACGCCGTCCCACTTAAACCCCTGATTGCCGTACCGCCCGTACCAGGTACAATTAAAAGTACTGTTAACGAACCTGAGGTTGGTGCCAAGGTGCTTACGCTTTCCAATGGTGCCAGGGTAATTCTTAAAAAAACAGACTTTAAGGCTGATGAAGTTGTTCTGTCGGCTGTATCGTATGGCGGACAAAGCCTGGGGAAGGTCGAAGATCACGTAACGCTGGGCGTAGCCAGCACGCTGGTTGATATCAGCGGACTTGGTGAATTTGATAATGTTACCCTAATGAAGATGCTTCAGGGCAAGAACGTCTCGATGACCCCGTTCATTGGCATGGAAACACAGGGCTTTAAGGGATCGTCATCACCGAAGGATCTGCAAACCATGTTCGAGCTAATGTACTTGTACTTTATGCATCCAAGAATTGATAAAGATGCATTTGACTCGTGGAAGTCACGAACCTCGGCATCACTGGCAAATAAGGACAATCAGCCGGAAGCAGTCTTTTTCGATACGGTTGGTTTTGTGCTGTCCGGCAACAGTCCGAGAGCGCAGCCACTAACGGTGGAAGCATTGGACAAGATCGATACCTCGCTGGCACTCAAATTCTTCAGGTCGCAGTTCGAAAACGCAGGAACGTTCACGTTTTCAATAGTCGGCAATTTTGATGAAGCCGAGATGGAAAGGTTACTAAAAACCTACGTTGCAAGTTTACCTGGTAAGGCTGGTAAGGCAACGTGGAAAGACTCCGGGATACGTCCACCCTCAGGCACGTTTGAAAAAACCGTCCACAAAGGAAAAGATCCGAAGAGTTTTGTCCTTCTTACAAGGCTTGGTAAGGCTGAATACAATATCGAAAACCGGTATCACCTGAGTGCCTTAGCTGAAGTCATGGAAATACGGCTGCGTGAAAAGCTGCGCGAACAGGCCGGTGGTGTTTACTTCGTATCGGTTCAACCACAAATCAAGAAGGTTCCGCGAGAAGAGTACTTCATGGTGACTATCTTCTCGTGTCAGCCCGACAGGGTTGACGAGCTGATCGCTATGGCCGATAAAGAACTGGATACGCTTCAGATGCAGCCGGTGAATGCTACCTATACAGACAAGGTTAGGGAGATTCAAACAAAGGAGAGAGAGGTAGCCATGGCAACTAACGAATTCTGGGTGAATAGTTTGCTGCAGCTCAGCACAGAAGGTGAACCATTTAGTGCAATTCAGCACCGACAACAGCAGATCAATGAACTTACACCGGACATTGTTCTGAAAGCCGCCAGGGAATATCTCAATACGAAAAATGTTGGACGGCTGGTGCTGAAACCTGCAGAATAG